One Glycine soja cultivar W05 chromosome 7, ASM419377v2, whole genome shotgun sequence genomic window, GCTTAATGTTGAAAACAACAGGACATGGAATCAAAGACTACTTATATCTCAGCATTACACTCTTCTAAGGTTGCAACTCTCTCCTAGCCTTTTCAGAATTTGTGCTGAAATCCTTATATCATCCAATTGACAACCTTATATCATCTGCACCTATGGTAGGTTTTACATTATTCACTGTAATGACAGGAAGGTCATGAGAAGATCTGGAACCGGTATCTACATCAAATTAGTTCATCCCCCACTCCAAGAGACTTTTGATTGTTTcatctttttattaaaatttgttttcatcttttatcTTGTAAAATAGTCATTTTAGTGTTTTATCTCTTAATTTTGAGTGGTTATTGTCTTTCTGAACTAATGATGTTTTGGATTTTGTGaagagtttgaattttttttatcaattcaaaatgtaaaatttatccTATTATATCACTTAGGTGGTGAATATGGAATCCAATTATTCTACAGTCGAGCTTACGGAATCTCCACGATTTTACGTAGAATCGTGAGTTTAACAACCATGCCAACAACTAATTCCACACTAAATAGAGTTTACTCAAAAGGCAGCAATAGAAACTACTACCCAAAAGGCAGCAACAAAACCCACTACCCACCCTTGATGAAGCCATAATTTCAATTAACAGATAATCTGTCCATGTTTGGGGAACCACCTTAGTGTTGCCAGAATTCAAAACTAAGCATCGTTTCAAACTTTCAATTAACAGGGATTTCAATTAACAGATACTCCCTTAATTTAGCAACAAAACCCAAAATTCAACACTACAATAAAACTAACAATAACCCTGCCAGAATTTCAATTAACAAATACTCCCTTGATAAGCATCGTTTCAAACTTTCAATTAAGAGATGAATTAACAAAGAAGCTTTGAGAAATAAAATACCTTAGCATCGTGGAGCAAAGCTCGGAGCTAGGTCAAGAAATGAGAGCTTTCGACGAATgaggattttcaagtttcaaacaatgacgaagaccaccacAATGAGATTAGTTCAGTAGTCCAGCACGACAGCGATGACGACAACCACCACGATGCGAGTAGCTCAACAAGAGTCATTTTGGGGGGTTAGTAGCTTGAACAAGGTAGAGTGAGTGGGTAGAAAGAGTCGCGAGAGTTATTTTTGGAGGTTGTTGTACGACACCACTTTGAGTTTTTATAAACTCGTGGACTCGGAGCAGACTTACGAGTCTATCCAAACTCGTCCTAGTCTATGCAAAATCGAACGGTTCTATTCCAATTTCAATTCTACTTTCGATTTAACTTGCCAATCCTTTGTAGAATCGTAAAATTTTACGATTTAAATCAAAAGTTTAACAACCATGGTTGTTgggattaaaatataaactttttacattatcatgAGTCCATCACAaattgagaattaaaatatttcatctGGATTcatatgtaaataaaaaaatgattttatatgttaaatttaaatataactaaatttaattaagtttattatatttaatattatcattttaaaaatattatttattcaattttttttttaatcattcttttttatttataataataaattctaaagaaagatattttaaaaatatttttattttttatttgagattaaaaaaattaaatgatctcaactcattgtttttgttttttgtttatatattagTAAGAGGTTTCATAAAATTATGGTCTTATGTGGGGTCACATAGGTAGGGCAGGAGAGCTTACATTGCCGATTTCGTTTCATTTGTGAAAAAGAGGAACCTGAGAGAGAGAATCAGAGGAAGAAGATGATCTATAGGAAGTGGAGTCTCCTTACCGGCCCGGTCGCCATTCTCGGCGGCGTAGTCGTCGCCATCGCCGCCGCAAACGTCATCTTCGTCAAGAATGTAAGTTCCTTTCTTCCACTCTCCAAATCCCATCACTCCCTTTGAgcacttaattcaaccccttaTTGGTTTGTTCCAAAGGAGCGATTTTGATTGGTTTTTCTGGATTTGGGTGCTGATTAATGATCTGGGTCTTCAGTAATTTATTGAAATTCTTAGTTTTTTTAGATTTACTTCTGTAATCTCGCTAGTCTCTGATATGCTATCTCTCATTAGCTAATTTGTGTTCatttaattcattttgatttttgaatgaaAATGGAATTTTTAAGAAAGTTTAGTTGGTTGCCTCCACCGGTTGGACTATGGATGTTAATTGCTTGCTCCTGATCCTGAAGATTAGGGATTCCTccgtataaaaataaaattaaaggcaTATTAATTGGGTTTGTGTGGAGTCccctgtttgttttttttattgattaagagCTAGTACTGGGCTGAAGTATTAATCAACTTAGCTCTATTTTTTTGAAATGGATTATTAGATGTCATAACATAGGAAGACAAGAGAACCGCGTTTGGGTTTCATtcttgattttttgttgttcaAACTTTAAGGGGTCCTTCCTCTTCCTTATGTGTAGCATGTGTGTTCCCTGGGGTGTTTTGTTGGTGTATGGGAGTCAATTGCGTAGGGTTTTCCAGTTAATATAAAGAAGACAGAAGTTTTCTACTCAAACATATTATTTCACTTTGTGATAGGCCAAACAAGGGACCATCGAATTTATAGTAACAACCAAATTATATTCTACTAGGTGAGGTTGCTGATGAATCAACCAAGTCCAAGACTATTGAATCAAAAAACAAATTCTAAGCAAAAATCATTTGTAAGAATTGCTTTCTCAATGGTTTGTCCTAATATTTAGAGGTTGAGTTATATCACTCAGATCagtttttgttgcatttttctggttgttgttttaaaaagtgaatatattattaagtgattgtaatttatttttttattgtgctTTACAGGATCCTTTCCTCAAACCAGAGGAGAGGAAGTATGAAAATGAACCTGCTACCAAGTAGGAGAAAAGAGACAACAGAAGTTTGCGTTTTGATGTCTTTTAAACCCTGATTTATGAGCTCTGTATACTGTTTTGCAAGACATGCTCTGGGTAGTTAATAAGATTGAGATTCTGAATGGAGTCTGGACTCTGGAGCACGGGCCCTTAGTTTAGAACTAACCTTCCAATGTTCTAGAAAACTGGTTCATATTTCAGAGatccttatttttctcttctgtaCAATGTCAACTGCAAATGTTTAATATGGTTTCtaatcttccttttctttcttttatcccTATCAATTTGCTGTTAATGCTTGCCTTTTTGGATTATTATGGCAAAATTTACACCTTGTTGTGCTTAATGCTTGGATTGTTTCATAGAGATggcttataaaatttaaatgttagaCTGATGCTTGTATCTTTCATATGTGATTAACCTAGCTTCAAGCATAAGATGTCTTATAAAACAGAAATCCCATACAATTTTGGATATTGGGCATTTAGAGTGGTAGCTATGAACATCGATACAGACATTTGCTTCACTAATTTTGTATCTATATTCAATACGTATTTGATGCTGATCTTCTTAGATACTTTACCAGTGTGTATTTTTAAAGTatcaaaatcttttaaaaaaaaaaagagctacGAAAATCTAATGTAACTAAATCAAACACGACAAGCATTGttctttaatgaataaaaaaattgaaattatccaCTCTATGAATGATATTAAGGAATGAGATTGATATTTTTCCCAATTGTGAAAGTGatttatgatgacaatgatttataatttttataatgtttataGAAATGTCTAAAAAGTATGTTCTTAACTTGGATTTGcaaaatcataattatatattatgtttttatgaatttttatacaCATTTAGATATAAAGCTTACATGTATTGTATCATATGTATCTttagaataattatattgttgTATCAAACACTTATCATGTCTGATAAACATCTATATGGACATCATAGGGTGGCAGCAATCTGCTACTGTTATTTCAACATTGGATGTCATTCAACAAAATAGCACAAAATTACAGGTTGAAATTTCAGTTTGCTATATGGCAACAAATATGGATGTTTCATTAGCCTTTAACAAAAATGCTATTTCATACATGTTTTACTTACACATATGAAACGAATCAAGGGAAGAAACTTGGTGGTTATGCATGAAAAGTCAAATTTGCTTTGCAGCTTACTAAGCACACCAGCTTCAGCGTTATTCAATCCAGAGACTTTACCTCTTCatctaaatatgaaaataaataggtATACATGCTCACAAAAATTATGGTGAAAAGGACATAAGATGAGTTTATACTTGAGTGCTACGGTTTACATTTGTATCTTGCAAGCTTTATTAAGCTATACAATTCCATGTACAGATGGAAGCTCAACCTAATGGCTTTGTGTATAAAACTGCCCTTTGCAAACTAATAAAGGTATTGGAAGAAACTACCATGCAGCAAAGAATCCTGAATTTCAAATGATCATATTTGTAACCAGCTTCAAACCCTGATGATCCGGTGACATATTGTTTATTAAGCATTGAGTAGCATTTGCAAGATTATGTCATTCCATGAGTCAATTGGTCCTGGCAAACACCAATGTAGACAATCATTCTGAACTTTGGCATTCTTGTCTTTTGCAAATGGCTGAAACTTTCTGTAAGGTCCAGGATGTCCATCTGGTCTCAGCAGTGAAAGGAGAGTTGTGTCCAAAAGTTTCAAGTTCACCCTTTTGGATCCCAGAGAAGCAGCCTTCTCAAACTCTTCAAGTTCAATACCTCTCATGATGGAATCTACATCTATCATATGTATCTGACCCTCTTTGAAGGGTACAGTTCTATTGCAATACCCTCCACTAAACCACTCCCCATTCTCAAAGTGGTCTGGTGTGGTGGTTCTGAAGAGGACAGTGGCTTTGTGGTTAGACTTTGTAAAGAACTTGAAAACTTCTTGTAGTACTCTGCGGTACGCATAGTCGAATCCTAGCTCTGTTAAGTTCTTTCCAGGGCAGTAATGGCAGCCCGTGACTGTTTTGTTTTCATGGTAGATTGCAGTCTTGAGAAACCATTTTCCACCACCAATGACAACATAATCAAAATTCTTATACTGGTTGGTCCACTGGTCGAGCGTGTCCAGATAAAGCTGTATCTCTGAAGAGGTAACTCCATTAAAGTCCTCAAATATAGCTGCTTTGACAAGGAAAGGGGTCCAGATTACTGAGAGTGTGAAGTTGTGAGAACGAAATTTCCATATCTTTGATCTATATTCCTTGTCATGGTAGATCTCAACAGCTGGTTCCACCTGCAGATAGAATAATTGGAATTTGATCTAATAACCCAATGTGTAGGACCAAATAAGCAGACACTACACGATGCCACAAATAGTTATGCCAGGTATGTTTGTAGGGACAAATCTAATGGCACTAATGACTACAGCACAGCAATTCGTGGAAGAAGCATTTGAAGCAATAAATTCAGTTAGACCAAGTTATTGAGACCAATGAATCCCTTGTTCCTaaacatttaaaagaaaaaaatgttcatgGCTCAAAACTAAGAACATGGTATATTATGTTGTGGCAACAACAAATTGAGGAAGATCAAATGGCAATAGGTAATGTAGTGATGGACACAACTTATTTTACACACTGCAGTAAGTGTTATAATCATGGAAAGTAAAATCTCAATTTTCACACTAATTATTCAAAGTTAATCTTGAAGATTTGGTATACTGTGTACGTAAACAAGTCTTTCAACATCCAAGGTAGGTAAAGCTGCTTGGGAAAAGACACTGTAGTATATACTGTTGAATCTTGAAGGCTGTGGACCAATCGTATAATATAAGCAACAGCTGTCATCCACAAATGGAATCAACATCTTTTATCACAATGAAAAAGATTATTATGCATAAAATGACATGCAGTCCAAGCTGTGGAACCTTAGTGCTTGTAAATCATAGAGTGAAAACAACTAATAGACGATTGATTTTGACCACGATTCATGATCGATAGACTAGACACACTATAAACAATGAAGGTGCAACTACAGAACTACTTAGTTAATACTATCATGAAATCACATgacttcattttaaattattggaATCTTGGCCTTTACTAAAtctaaacacacaaaaaaattaagaaaggtAATGTCacacttatttattaaaaataggcAAGCAAAAGAAAGTGGAGGGAAACACAAGCAATGCACACCTACTAAGTAAATTTGCATGAGCTAAAATTTACAATACCTTAGAGAGAATGCAAAGTAGGGACTGAACTTGGTTGCGGGAGATGGAATCACCAATAAAGGACATTGATTTATTTCTCATGAATTTGAGAAACTTTCTGGGATTGAACTTAGGCAATACACAGTCTCGTGGGCTCCACCTCCAGTAGAGGTACCCTGAATCAGGACGTCCATTTTTCATACAATTTTGATGAGGCTCAATCACACGGCAGCTCTCATTAGTGTACACTGGCCCAGATAGGTCTTGCACCCAATTTCCCACAAAAAGATCACATTTTTCTGCAATTATACATTTACAATGCACATTACCATTGACATCACAAGCTAAACACCAACATAAGCACTTGACATTACTCAAAATTTATCTAAGATTGTGCTTTCTTTGTTAAGAAAAAGAACTAGTTGTTTTATATGATTTGGCAGCATCAAaacttttcatttaaattaaattcccaCTCCTTTTCCAATTTCAAGCAAGTAGCCCACGaaacaaggttttaaattgtagCCGCAGTTGTAATTTTTGTCGCGATCCTCGGTATTGCGAAAAAATTGCAGATAAATTGTCACATGAACCCCAAAAACCTTGACATTACGGCCAAAATTGCGAAACCTTACCAAGAAGGAAAGTATCAACAAGTTAAATTAgttgaattttcattttaacacTCATTAGAAGACTTGATGAAGAAGAACAACAGTTCCCAAAAATGTAGAAACAGAAAGCCTTGGTGGATGGTTGGTACATTCCATGACAACCCCACCAACTGAAAGAAAAACCATGTAAAGCCAGAAAATCTAAATGGTTCCAAGCAACTAAAATTAGAGGAAAGGAGCAGAAATGGTTGGTTGgtacattttcatgattttgTCCATAGACAAATTTTTCTGCTTTGAAACTCAAACAAGACTTGCCACTTCATGCATAtctcataaaaaaacaaaaatttactcACCACAAGAAAGCAAAATTCCCTTACCATTCTTGGAGATTTGTGTCTGGTTCTGATCATTTTCTGGGAAGTCATCAGAATCCTGAAGAACAGAGGAAGCGAAAACCGGGGACTCTGCTTTTGCCTCTTCCAGAGGAGGAGGTGTCTCCACCACCACTGATGAGAAACTGAATGAATCCCACAAGAGAAGGCGAACGACAAGACCCACCAAGAAGATTGAGACTCCTAACTTCACACACCAATGGTTGTGCTTTTGCAGGGACAATGGACCCGAATCAGACCTCACTCTCTTCACCATCTTGTGTCAGAAACAGAGCAAAGGTGGAAATGGAACCACAAAAAACTATGCTACTTTCTCGTGAAACGGTGCTGTTGAGTAATTATTATAGGGAAATGGAAGCAACTGATTATATTGAATAAAGGAACCTGTTTTCTGCGTACTCCTTGTTGGGATAATAACGTTTGCTGATGCAAAAACACATTATGTGGCATGTACCATGTGGCAGCCTTAAATGgtcaaaataaaaccaaaataaattagTGAACTTCCTTTGATAGCGAAGAATGTGTGTCATTTGGTCTAACTGTCAAATAGaatgctctttttatttttttaatccatgtGCACGTGTGATGTTCAAAGATTTTTACCTTGAAACTATGATTTTGGTGAATTTCACATTGTACTTTTGGTAAATTCGTTCATATATTTTTGTAACTATGATTTATTGGACATGTaactattctctctctctctatctctctctcatgCATAGCACAATGGAATGAAAAAAGTAGTTTGATGTTGTAGGCTACCAAcattgcttttattttatttttggatgaaaCACGCTGCATGTCTATAGACAAAAGTTGAGTAACATCAAAGGCATTGACTGTGCATATAATTGATGAAACCACCAACTTTATTCTGAGATATAACTGTTTACCCTTTCAAGTTTCGCAGTTTCTGTGCTATTAGCCTATTACATTATTTGGAAGCTTCTTGTGTAATTTTGCTTTGAGGGGGTTAACATTTAACAAGACACTATGTCATTTTAACACTCTTTAGTCTTTATCGtggtttaaaatttattaaaaattataaaattataaataaagttcaTTAAATATGAAGTGAGACCACAGGTGAATGTATAatttctaacaaattttaattaataataaaatatatattcaaaaacatgtgttcaataagaaattattaaatagtcACACAACATTAACCagttgtataatatatttttaagttttttaatttgtgaggaaaaataataatacacatgtatatattgtatagagATTAGTTGGGATTATAATGATTTTATATCACTTAAAATTTCTCCTGCTAGAGAATGTGATTTGAGTGTCtctcttttgcttcttttttggtGTGTGGTTATAAAGTCTGAACACAGATTCCTTAATATTTTGGGATTATTTGGATGTCGGTGCTAATGACAACCACGAATCTTTTTTCCCTCATTTAATGATTTGCTTAACAAAAAGAAgtccatttaataatttatttaacctGATTAAAACAATCTGATATGAAACAGTCACCTACTTTTAATGAATGTTATAAACAAGGCACAGTTGGAGTGAAGAGGTAGTTTTGTCAATTTAATGAAGACCGATATATAAGAgctaaataatcaattaaaatagtaGCTGTTCAGTTTATTTTATTGACTTTTTTAAttgaacaatcaattttaatatttatttgatccTTATCAATAAATAAGTTATCAAAATATACTCCTCAACAGCTAGTCACTGTTTATCATGACTGTTTATAATATACTTTGTGTTAAAATTTTGGTTTATGACACAAATTTGGCAACAACATGAGGTCACGACTGGAGTTgtgttcaaacttcaaaattcTTCAAACAACTAACactaacaaaaccaaaaattactataaaagtgataaaaaaaaataataatgtgtcCAAGGTCCAAGCTACAGAATGAAGTTTTCGGTGGATTTTTATGAGTATGGTATGACATGATGAACATTAATGGTTTGCATTGAGTTGAGTCCTATTGTAGGGACCAAATGTTCCTTGCCTTATCTTCTAATTGAGAGGAAGATAGGCCTCTCATGTCCCTTCACAAGGATCTATCTCAgtctatatttattttctcctGATCTGTCGTGCACTGCATAACCAAAGTAATCCCGTATAAAGCTCCATGCTAGCTCATACATATCTTTCgtctttatttcattatttaaaaaactaacaTAAGGACAAAGTAAGGATATATTTTCTTCATACAAGAAAAAAGGATATTTTttcttacaatatttttttttattaatctttatcatttccttcgttctcaaatataagaagaaaaattaattaactatatttatttacatcaattttaattaaaaaataattttttctaactCATCTTTTATTGGAATTTGATATCAACAATAcaaaaagttattgaaattaacaccttaattaaaaataaaaaatattttaaaaatagtaataatattaaatcagataaagttaattgaaattttattatatttgaaactaagaaaataatatttttttatatttgaaactgaaaaaagtaatattttataaaaaaaaaagaatattataagatatatatattttatatttgaaaaacatACAAATCATAcaaagtatttaatattttctttatttaataaataaataaattagtaaaaaaaatactataggAAGATTTAAagttatccaaacaaaatatgaaaaatactaacaacaaattctctttttttctttttctttttccaaataTATAAGTTGTAAGTAATGTgggttctactctttatttaGTGAGTACCCCGTTTCATAGTTATTAATTCATACATCAATTTcaccaaataaaacaaaatgtgtCAGACGAAGTGTCTTATTAACATTCCTTCTACGGATATGTATAATAAATAGCtcaaaggagaaaaataaaaagactctTGAAAATGGGTGTTTGGCTAAACTATATTCATAGTAGCTTGTAACATAATCCAGAATATTGAATACCAATTTTTGTGACGCCATTATTTGCCTCTCATAAAGTATATATCTGTTGTGTATGTAAATATATAAGAATTATTAGTTTATACTGTGATGAGACATCACATCCTGTCATCCATGTGATATAATAGCATACTAATAAGTTCTAAAAAGCTCTTAGTTATACTCATTGAAGGATATTGAAAAGTTAGCTAAGTTGGGATCTGGCTTTACTAAAGTAAGTAATTCACTTTATAGTACAAAATAATGTATACTTCCTCCGTTCTTGAATATACAAGATCttcgagaaaaaaaattattttataaaattaatgttacattaaatattttttaagaacattcttaataaatatttaataagaataatgtataagaagaataaataaattattaattaaagagataaaattatatattaaaaagttatctaatgttttctttgaaattcaacaaattaattatatttcttaatatttatgtaaaaaatttaaatgtcatATATTCTAGGGAATACATAATCAATCATAGATATATTGAAATATTAACGGTTGATTTTCtcaataataactaaaattgtTGATTTTACTCACTAAAATGAGTTACTCATTTTTTAAGAGTCAAATCCagttatatttaatattcatgTGTGCGTTTATTTCATGTGTATGTTTGTTAGAAATATAAGATTGGTGgaatgattaaaaagaaaaattataaattcaatcactctactaataaattaataattaacatttattcataaaaaaaatgtgtgtttaTTTCGAAAAGGGGTGTGGCTTATGAGTAAAGCAGAAGCAGGGTGAGGAATCCACCTCCAAATGAAAGCATTTGAGCTGCCTAGTCATGAAACACAGCAAGGCATATTTGGTTTGTGCCTGCCTTGTGGGCTAATTATTCTCTCTGAACATTCAAGTGCTTGGCCCTCGAAAACCAGTAACAAACTTGTCTTGGAGCTTTTGTGGTGTACCCTCATTCCCCAATCATTTGTATGCCCAATTACATCTCTTAGAAATTTGCACTCTGCACTACTCAACTCTTGACCCTACAAGGGAACTGGCTACCAACTTATTTTGTTTgctattatttctatttttcttaacaaaatTTAAGTGTAATATTTTAGGTATTGTTGATTTTGTTATCAATTAAAATTGGATTTTCACTTTGTTAACCCatgcaaatatttaatattgataTCTGGCTTCCCTAAATGAACAACTCATCATAGAggataaagtaaataatataagTTATTGATAAGAAAATCAATGGTTAATATTTCAGCATACATATCCATGATTTATTATACTTGTACATGTAATATTGACCATTAATTTTCTCATCAATTGCTGAGATTATTATTTTACCCTCTAACCTGAGATGTATTTACCTTTCAGTGTTGCTATTTAGTACAAATAGCATAAGCAGAAATTGCACAAAATGCAACATGAAGCACTGccctttttaaaaaacaaatattaattcagaatttaaaatatatatatatatatataaattggtaTTTGACGGAAGGCATGGTtcgtatgttttttttacgaaaATTGTTTCATAACTATTAGCATTTTCCTTTACCTTTATATTAAAATGTGttacatttataaaattaatacatcATCATTCATGCATAGAAGCTTTCTcacttgacaaaaaaaaatgttgaataacAGCTTATAGCATACTGGACCACCAGCATCTAGTGTCTCAACGAATAAGAGAATTCACGAATTTGAAAGGTTAATAGTTGAAGGGAAAAGAAATACATACATAATTTCATAGTCACGTTGATCAAATCTATTACAGGCTGCACTACTCGAATGTTGAACACATGATTGAACTTGTGGTTATAAGTAGTTATGTATAACGAGATTCGTTGGGACTAAATGAATATGAagtagttaaaatatattttcaaagtaCAGTGGCTTATTGTGAATGATATTCATCCTTCATAACAGCCCAAAATAAGACTAAAAGAACCAAAATCAAGTAGAACTAAATTTATATTGTGTATCAATTTACTGTAAAAAGACAAGCATAAAAAACactttaaaaatacaatttcatattccaaatgttttgttttattaaaagttGTTTTTGATAGAATCTAGAGATGCCAATTTGTTGTTAATTGTTGTTGCGGCTGATTAAACTACAACTACTACTttgtcaaaacaaaaatacaactgCTAtggttcataaaaaaatatttgactacTTACCGACTGAGCAAGAAATATATTACATTGTTTTCCACATCAGAGTCTGGATCACAAGCAAGATTGCGAGCACAAAATAGTTTATGCTCTTTTTTGGTAAAACatttatgacaaaaaaaattgtagtacaagaattacaaatttacatatcatatatataatctatGCAAGTCACGTGGAAAATGGTTTGGACCGTGGCAGCAGACAGAATAAATTCTagtaaaaaatcatgaaaagatttCAAAAATTTCCCATGATCTGATCCGAAATAATGTTTCCAAATCTGCAGAAGGGTGGAACAAAAATCTCCTGAAGTAAATCTCAGcagaatttttatttctatactTGTATTATGCAGCTGTTCTGGGTGCTTTCATGCCAAATCCACGCCTTTCTTTCTCCACTCTGTGAAATTGTAAACACAAGAGGATTAACAACTATCCTAACTGCAGGTTCTTAAAGATTAGTAAATTATGTAATGGgaagaaaattatttaacaagTCAAGTGCAAAGACCATGTTCATTGAAGGGGTAAAAGTAACAACTGAAATCGGCTTGAAATATCAATCTTTACAGAAAACATCTGTTGAATCATCAAATTGATACCCCGAATTGAAATAACAAGTACTGGGCAGATTGATCATTATACATCATAAATGTATTAAGAAATTAATCCTACAACACTTGTTCCAGAAAACACAGCTTTTcgctctctatttttttttcatttccacTTAAAATCTTCAACAAAGAGAGTAGTGGAAACAACAACTTAAGCATATCCTCTTCCTTACAGCACACCAAAGTGATGCAAAAACTCTTGTGGCAGGCTGCCTGTAACAAAATCATGCACCCCGTCCCAGATATATTCATGTTGATTTGCATTGTTTGTTATTAACCTAGGAATCCTCTACACTATGTCAAAATATCTAAAAGAGGCAAGCAGTTATGGGGAAAAATTGCACCTGATCTATATGTTCAAGATCACATGCAATTGGAAATATGTTGACTTCTAGGATAAAACAAACATGGGTTGCTAATAATAGGTAACCAGCATTTTATTATCTCCAACTAATAAAAAGAAACGCAAGGGCA contains:
- the LOC114418329 gene encoding protein trichome birefringence-like 25 gives rise to the protein MVKRVRSDSGPLSLQKHNHWCVKLGVSIFLVGLVVRLLLWDSFSFSSVVVETPPPLEEAKAESPVFASSVLQDSDDFPENDQNQTQISKNEKCDLFVGNWVQDLSGPVYTNESCRVIEPHQNCMKNGRPDSGYLYWRWSPRDCVLPKFNPRKFLKFMRNKSMSFIGDSISRNQVQSLLCILSKVEPAVEIYHDKEYRSKIWKFRSHNFTLSVIWTPFLVKAAIFEDFNGVTSSEIQLYLDTLDQWTNQYKNFDYVVIGGGKWFLKTAIYHENKTVTGCHYCPGKNLTELGFDYAYRRVLQEVFKFFTKSNHKATVLFRTTTPDHFENGEWFSGGYCNRTVPFKEGQIHMIDVDSIMRGIELEEFEKAASLGSKRVNLKLLDTTLLSLLRPDGHPGPYRKFQPFAKDKNAKVQNDCLHWCLPGPIDSWNDIILQMLLNA